One window of the Candidatus Dependentiae bacterium genome contains the following:
- a CDS encoding AAA family ATPase gives MNILKQIHAILLAIMACQPFMAFGMAPSTSAPQQPQQDIPQLLRYLQYGLDAAGHAGATVVRAGVNAVDLIRQANQDRADKRRKELMNIISNYPPTSKIRQDAEAQLDALQKQEAETNKALNDIQAGGAKTLVDMGQAGVAVLRKFGEETAERQTKVQVAAAQGYQTRKGMVESVEKVMEVFTNTNTRNKAVVFLTLGTLGTVGTFYGLKFGFQVLNDWYNTPELAEKTSLLPWYKKLFGKTTQSVALSDVIFNAKLKTETDELAHILQNTVNNNGYFEHVLLYGAPGTGKTLLATALADNCGLEYIYFAASAFEDHTTEEAVRKVKQLFNFAKASRKKLMIIIDESEMIFQSRQSGIALSEKMSAVRTEIMGRMGTPQKDFMIIALTNRPGEFDKAFDSRFTTQIEVSAPAAEQRKQILELYINKLLASQGETDIKQHPLFTQAYINQINSKLNNFVGRDIFNLVVAIQNAVNATEDKKITKDLVDRIVERKIAQKQKDHKNYA, from the coding sequence ATGAATATACTAAAACAAATACATGCTATATTGCTTGCCATCATGGCATGCCAACCATTTATGGCATTTGGTATGGCCCCAAGTACTTCGGCACCACAGCAACCACAACAAGACATCCCACAATTATTACGCTATCTACAATATGGTTTAGACGCTGCAGGTCATGCCGGTGCAACGGTTGTACGAGCAGGTGTGAATGCCGTAGACCTCATTCGCCAAGCCAACCAAGATCGTGCAGACAAACGTCGCAAAGAACTCATGAACATTATAAGCAACTATCCACCAACAAGTAAAATCAGGCAAGATGCTGAAGCTCAATTAGATGCACTGCAAAAACAAGAAGCAGAAACAAACAAAGCACTCAATGATATTCAAGCTGGCGGTGCAAAAACCTTGGTAGATATGGGGCAAGCTGGCGTTGCAGTATTACGCAAATTTGGTGAAGAAACTGCAGAACGTCAAACTAAAGTACAAGTTGCAGCTGCACAAGGCTACCAGACGCGAAAAGGTATGGTTGAATCAGTAGAAAAAGTTATGGAAGTATTTACTAATACTAACACGCGTAACAAAGCAGTAGTGTTCTTGACACTCGGTACATTGGGCACCGTTGGTACATTCTATGGTCTAAAGTTCGGGTTTCAAGTGCTCAATGATTGGTACAACACACCGGAGCTTGCTGAAAAAACTTCACTCCTACCGTGGTACAAAAAATTGTTCGGCAAAACTACACAATCAGTTGCATTGAGTGATGTAATTTTTAACGCAAAGTTAAAAACAGAAACTGATGAGCTGGCACATATTTTACAAAACACGGTGAACAACAATGGCTACTTTGAACATGTATTATTATATGGCGCTCCAGGTACCGGTAAAACATTATTAGCAACTGCTTTAGCAGACAACTGTGGACTTGAATATATCTATTTTGCAGCTTCCGCATTTGAAGATCATACAACAGAAGAAGCCGTACGTAAGGTAAAACAACTCTTTAATTTTGCAAAAGCATCACGCAAAAAACTTATGATCATTATTGACGAATCAGAGATGATATTCCAAAGTCGTCAATCTGGCATTGCATTGAGTGAAAAAATGAGTGCCGTACGCACAGAAATTATGGGACGTATGGGAACGCCACAAAAAGACTTTATGATCATTGCGTTAACTAACCGTCCGGGTGAATTTGATAAAGCTTTTGATAGCCGATTTACCACTCAAATAGAAGTTAGTGCACCTGCAGCAGAACAACGCAAACAAATACTTGAATTATATATTAATAAATTGCTTGCCAGCCAGGGTGAAACCGACATTAAGCAACACCCATTATTCACGCAAGCGTATATTAATCAGATAAATAGTAAATTGAATAACTTTGTTGGTCGTGATATTTTTAACCTAGTTGTTGCAATTCAAAATGCAGTCAATGCAACTGAAGATAAAAAAATCACCAAAGATTTGGTTGATCGTATTGTTGAACGTAAAATTGCACAAAAACAAAAAGATCATAAAAATTACGCATAA
- a CDS encoding CDP-alcohol phosphatidyltransferase family protein has product MARFDIKKIKSINLRLLHQLPAEQKRITSATWVTFMRIVLTPIIVVAMIMQQWGVAFWLFVLASVSDFLDGYIARLRDERTFLGACLDPIADKALLLSCFFTLAFVQSPLFAIPVWFVWVVLFKEILLVGGSLVVLARTGNLRVQPTLLGKVTTFAQMGFITWLFACYFFKWVPIKTYYTSLGILFTLVAVTFVQYVVIGVRAYARVLFR; this is encoded by the coding sequence ATGGCACGATTTGATATAAAGAAAATAAAAAGTATAAATCTGCGCTTATTACACCAGTTACCGGCTGAGCAAAAACGTATCACTAGTGCTACCTGGGTTACCTTTATGCGTATCGTATTAACACCGATAATTGTTGTTGCTATGATTATGCAACAGTGGGGTGTCGCATTTTGGTTGTTTGTGTTAGCATCAGTGTCAGATTTTCTTGATGGGTACATAGCACGATTACGTGATGAACGCACGTTTTTAGGTGCGTGTCTAGATCCTATAGCTGATAAAGCTTTATTATTGTCTTGTTTTTTTACTTTAGCATTTGTACAATCGCCACTTTTTGCAATTCCTGTATGGTTTGTATGGGTTGTTTTGTTTAAAGAAATATTGTTAGTTGGTGGATCACTTGTGGTGCTTGCACGTACGGGTAACTTACGTGTACAACCAACACTGCTAGGTAAAGTTACTACCTTTGCGCAGATGGGGTTTATCACATGGTTATTTGCGTGTTATTTTTTTAAATGGGTACCCATTAAAACATATTATACTTCACTCGGTATATTGTTTACATTGGTTGCAGTAACATTTGTACAGTATGTAGTTATTGGTGTTCGTGCCTATGCACGTGTATTATTTCGATAA
- the mnmA gene encoding tRNA 2-thiouridine(34) synthase MnmA translates to MKKLKIAALVSGGVDSSVALALLKAQGHDVTAFYLKIWLEDELAYLGDCPWEQDLSYVRAVCEQLGVPLKIISLQKEYSDTVVGYTIAEIKAGRTPNPDIMCNQRIKFGFFLDKIDASFDKVATGHYAQVQERSDGTVRLLRAPDAIKDQTYFLSHLSQEQLQRIIFPIGHLNKAEVRDLAHQFNLPNKDRKDSQGICFLGKLKFTDFVKHHLGERPGNMVEVETGNVMGQHQGFWFYTIGQRQGLRLAGGPWYVVDKDPRNNIVYISRNYHADDKQRKSFTIANCNWTTGQQPIDSTLHIKLRHGAYMHCGTVTYKNDGTAAINLQERDQGIAPGQFAVLYKGDECLGGGVITGM, encoded by the coding sequence ATGAAAAAACTAAAAATAGCAGCGCTGGTTTCCGGCGGGGTAGATAGCTCCGTAGCTCTTGCATTACTCAAAGCCCAAGGGCATGATGTAACCGCGTTTTATCTAAAAATCTGGCTTGAAGACGAGCTTGCGTACCTAGGGGATTGCCCATGGGAGCAAGACTTGAGCTACGTGCGCGCCGTGTGCGAGCAATTAGGGGTACCTCTCAAGATTATCTCATTACAAAAAGAATACTCCGATACCGTGGTAGGGTATACTATTGCCGAAATTAAAGCCGGTCGTACACCAAATCCGGATATTATGTGTAATCAACGTATAAAATTTGGCTTCTTTTTGGATAAAATTGATGCTTCATTTGATAAAGTAGCAACCGGTCACTATGCACAGGTCCAAGAACGGTCGGATGGTACCGTGCGCTTGCTGAGAGCACCTGATGCGATTAAAGATCAAACGTATTTTCTATCCCATTTGAGTCAAGAACAATTGCAACGTATTATATTCCCTATTGGACACTTAAACAAAGCAGAAGTGCGTGACTTAGCGCATCAATTTAATCTACCTAATAAAGATCGTAAAGATAGCCAAGGAATCTGTTTTTTGGGCAAGTTAAAATTTACTGATTTTGTAAAACATCATCTTGGAGAACGGCCAGGCAATATGGTGGAAGTAGAAACTGGTAATGTTATGGGACAACACCAAGGTTTTTGGTTTTATACTATTGGCCAACGTCAAGGATTACGACTTGCCGGTGGGCCGTGGTATGTGGTTGATAAAGATCCGCGTAATAATATTGTCTATATTTCACGTAATTATCATGCAGACGACAAACAACGTAAATCGTTCACTATTGCCAATTGCAATTGGACTACTGGTCAACAACCTATTGATTCTACCTTGCACATCAAGTTACGCCACGGTGCATATATGCATTGTGGTACCGTGACATACAAAAATGACGGAACTGCCGCAATAAATTTACAAGAACGTGATCAAGGTATCGCCCCGGGACAATTTGCAGTATTATATAAGGGTGATGAATGTCTTGGTGGTGGCGTGATCACCGGCATGTAA
- the argS gene encoding arginine--tRNA ligase, with the protein MSKNVIEKLHHAFNDYLITTFGINSTRAQACEFTLNVDEARQQFGDISSNAAMLLAKELKRAPRDLAQEIAQNFSHPYIQKIEPAGPGFLNIFLSVEALRTLTKELAEQGIEFFKTIPAKPQHINVEFVSANPTGPLHFGHGRGGIIGDVLSNVLRFLGNQVTAEFYINDAGSQIDKLGNAFKIRCMQVAGQDVQLPEDAYHGEYLVELAKECIKTHGAQVLEKPDAFFAEYAKTHLLERIKYTLNKFGITFDNYFSEKTLHEQGLITEALEIVKKNGYLYEQDGALWLQSTAFGDDKDRVVRKASGELTYVAADIAYLKNKIDRGANRLIMTLGHDHHSYVVRLHAVQQALGLGQYPLDIILYQLVKINEGGEQVRMSKRAGKMVTLDDVIDAVGSDVARFFFLNRKADAQLDFDLNLALTKSEENPVYYLQYAYVRTKSILGKAAELTDLETIGPKDSQYIGQEESLLIKKMVSLKTLLVDIGQQYNTHTLTYFALELANLFHKYYSQHRVIDPDNINKSRARLLLVKEIRNTFELILDLLELSKPDRM; encoded by the coding sequence ATGAGCAAGAATGTAATAGAAAAACTTCACCATGCATTTAATGATTATCTTATCACTACATTTGGTATAAACAGTACACGTGCCCAAGCATGCGAATTTACCCTCAATGTTGATGAAGCACGCCAGCAGTTTGGCGATATTAGTTCTAATGCAGCCATGCTCCTTGCCAAAGAACTCAAACGTGCTCCACGTGATCTTGCTCAAGAAATTGCACAGAATTTTTCTCATCCTTATATTCAAAAAATAGAACCTGCAGGCCCTGGATTTTTAAATATCTTTTTATCTGTCGAAGCATTGCGTACACTCACCAAAGAATTGGCAGAACAAGGGATTGAATTTTTCAAAACTATACCAGCCAAACCACAACATATTAATGTTGAATTTGTGAGTGCTAATCCAACCGGCCCTTTGCATTTTGGTCATGGGCGCGGAGGCATCATTGGTGATGTACTGAGCAATGTACTCAGATTTTTGGGTAATCAAGTAACTGCAGAATTTTACATAAATGATGCTGGATCACAAATTGACAAACTGGGTAATGCATTCAAAATACGTTGTATGCAAGTTGCCGGTCAAGATGTACAGCTGCCAGAAGATGCTTACCATGGCGAATATTTAGTAGAGCTTGCCAAAGAATGCATCAAAACACATGGTGCTCAAGTTCTTGAAAAACCTGATGCCTTTTTTGCTGAATATGCAAAAACACATTTACTTGAACGTATCAAATATACCCTCAACAAATTTGGAATCACGTTTGATAATTACTTCTCGGAAAAAACACTTCATGAACAAGGCCTCATTACTGAAGCACTCGAAATTGTTAAAAAAAACGGCTACTTATATGAACAAGATGGCGCACTCTGGTTACAATCTACTGCCTTTGGTGATGACAAAGACCGTGTCGTACGCAAAGCATCAGGAGAACTTACCTACGTTGCTGCCGATATTGCTTATTTAAAAAACAAAATCGATCGTGGTGCCAACCGTCTTATTATGACGCTCGGTCATGACCATCATAGCTATGTAGTACGCTTACATGCTGTACAACAAGCACTTGGGCTTGGGCAATATCCACTTGATATTATTTTGTACCAGCTCGTTAAAATCAACGAAGGTGGTGAACAAGTACGTATGTCAAAACGTGCCGGCAAAATGGTCACGCTTGATGACGTTATTGATGCGGTCGGTTCTGATGTTGCACGCTTTTTCTTCTTGAACCGCAAAGCTGATGCACAGCTTGATTTCGATCTCAATCTTGCACTTACCAAAAGTGAAGAAAATCCAGTTTACTACTTACAGTATGCTTATGTACGTACCAAAAGTATTTTGGGTAAAGCAGCAGAATTAACTGACCTTGAAACCATTGGCCCAAAAGACAGCCAATACATTGGTCAGGAAGAAAGCTTGCTCATCAAAAAGATGGTATCGCTCAAAACCCTGCTCGTCGATATTGGACAACAATACAACACGCACACATTAACTTATTTCGCCCTTGAACTCGCCAACCTGTTTCATAAATACTATAGCCAGCATCGAGTTATCGATCCGGACAATATTAACAAAAGTCGAGCGCGCCTGTTATTGGTCAAAGAAATACGCAACACCTTTGAGTTGATTCTTGATTTGCTGGAGCTGAGCAAACCTGACCGAATGTAA
- the ssb gene encoding single-stranded DNA-binding protein: MAGYNRIILIGNLTRDPEHKELASGQGVCRLGLATNRQFKNRQTGEMVQEVLFVDIDVWGPQAESCRQYLSKGRPVLVEGRLKLDTWQDQNGQNRSKHSVVADRVVFLGGSNEAGVAIEEQQEPKNELERELLDQIETIKKNAIKKQEAAMVQKPQVEPAKTVKSAPIKPQTVSTSEDDMSTGELNFNDQPPFQDDLPF, translated from the coding sequence ATGGCAGGATATAATCGTATTATCTTAATCGGTAATTTAACTAGAGATCCCGAGCACAAAGAACTTGCATCAGGACAAGGTGTATGCCGCTTAGGATTGGCAACTAATCGCCAATTTAAAAACAGACAAACAGGGGAAATGGTGCAAGAAGTATTGTTTGTGGATATTGACGTGTGGGGACCACAAGCAGAAAGTTGCCGCCAATATTTAAGCAAGGGGCGTCCGGTATTAGTAGAAGGCCGTTTAAAACTTGATACATGGCAAGATCAAAATGGTCAAAACCGTAGTAAACATTCAGTAGTTGCTGATCGCGTGGTATTCTTAGGTGGAAGCAATGAAGCAGGCGTAGCTATAGAAGAACAACAAGAGCCAAAAAATGAGCTTGAACGGGAACTTCTTGATCAGATAGAGACTATAAAAAAGAATGCTATAAAAAAACAAGAAGCAGCAATGGTTCAAAAACCCCAGGTTGAACCTGCAAAAACAGTCAAATCTGCGCCAATAAAACCACAAACAGTTTCTACTTCTGAAGATGACATGAGCACCGGGGAGCTCAATTTTAATGATCAGCCGCCATTCCAGGATGATTTACCATTCTAA
- the tsf gene encoding translation elongation factor Ts, producing the protein MAKIDLNLIQELRQRTGLGMMDCRKALEETNGDIEKAIELLRKKGAAVAAKRADKDTAQGIVHAYIHPGSQLGVLVELNCETDFVARTQDVKNFAHDLCMHIAALKPLYLAPADVDPKFLEHEKSILKEQLAGSGKPEKILNQIIEGKVNKLYSEICLLKQPFVKNDQFTVEQALEELMAKTGERINIRRFARYEIGA; encoded by the coding sequence ATGGCAAAAATAGATTTAAACCTTATTCAAGAACTTCGCCAACGTACCGGTCTTGGCATGATGGATTGCCGCAAAGCATTGGAAGAAACCAATGGCGATATAGAAAAAGCAATCGAATTATTGCGTAAAAAAGGTGCTGCTGTTGCCGCTAAACGGGCAGACAAAGATACTGCACAAGGGATTGTACACGCGTACATTCACCCGGGTAGTCAACTTGGTGTATTGGTTGAGCTCAACTGTGAAACAGATTTTGTTGCACGCACACAAGATGTTAAAAACTTCGCACATGATCTATGCATGCACATTGCTGCGCTTAAACCACTTTACCTTGCGCCAGCAGATGTTGATCCTAAATTTTTAGAACATGAAAAAAGTATTCTAAAAGAACAACTTGCCGGATCAGGAAAACCGGAAAAAATTTTGAATCAAATTATCGAAGGTAAAGTAAACAAACTTTATTCAGAAATTTGTTTGCTTAAACAGCCATTCGTTAAAAATGATCAATTTACCGTAGAACAAGCACTCGAAGAATTAATGGCAAAAACTGGTGAGCGTATTAACATTCGCCGTTTTGCACGGTATGAAATTGGTGCTTAA
- a CDS encoding UMP kinase yields the protein MDPKRILLKLTGTILLDTDGKLSSVHITQLVRQLYALRSSHQFGIVIGGGNFFRGNQHGTAMGLQPTTAHQVGMLATMMNGLIIRNICTQLGLNTSVLCALPCPTVGQLVSEHTIQQAQQRGDIIIFTGGTGNPFFTTDTTAVLRALQMGADEIWKATDVDGIYHADPRKQPDARFIPATTYNEALRQNLAIMDSTAYTLAAQHNLVIRVFNAFAPDAFIQAAHNQTFGSILA from the coding sequence ATGGACCCCAAACGCATACTACTTAAACTGACCGGCACTATTTTGCTGGATACAGATGGCAAACTCAGCTCTGTGCATATTACACAACTTGTGCGTCAGTTATATGCGTTACGTAGTTCGCATCAGTTTGGCATTGTAATTGGTGGCGGCAATTTCTTCCGCGGAAACCAACACGGTACCGCGATGGGATTGCAGCCTACCACTGCACATCAGGTTGGCATGCTTGCAACCATGATGAATGGACTCATTATACGTAATATATGTACACAACTGGGATTAAACACCAGTGTGCTCTGCGCATTACCATGTCCCACCGTAGGTCAATTGGTATCCGAGCACACTATACAACAAGCACAACAACGTGGTGACATTATTATTTTTACGGGTGGCACAGGTAATCCATTTTTTACCACAGACACCACTGCTGTACTGCGCGCATTACAAATGGGTGCAGACGAGATCTGGAAAGCAACTGATGTTGATGGAATTTACCACGCAGACCCACGCAAGCAACCTGATGCTCGGTTTATACCGGCTACGACATACAACGAGGCACTCCGTCAAAATTTGGCCATCATGGACAGCACGGCATACACACTCGCCGCACAACATAATTTGGTAATTCGTGTGTTTAATGCTTTTGCACCTGATGCATTTATACAAGCAGCACACAATCAAACATTTGGCAGTATTTTAGCATAA
- the frr gene encoding ribosome recycling factor: MALEIQLIENDVKSFQTPMEAELEKPIKHFQGELAKIRSGRAHTSMIEDIQVSAYGQAPMALKNLASLAAPEARLLTIQPWDSSIIADIERAINTSDLGVKPANDGSIIRIQLPNVSAERREELLKVLNKKTEECRIAIRNIRKDFNNLIRDAKKDKKISENFFNRLSDVLQKVTDTYIQKVDDLSKKKEKDITTL, from the coding sequence ATGGCTCTTGAGATCCAATTGATAGAAAATGATGTAAAAAGTTTCCAAACTCCTATGGAAGCAGAATTAGAAAAACCGATTAAACACTTCCAGGGTGAATTAGCCAAAATCAGAAGTGGTCGTGCCCATACTTCTATGATTGAAGATATACAGGTATCAGCATATGGCCAAGCACCTATGGCACTCAAAAATTTGGCTTCCTTGGCGGCACCAGAAGCACGATTATTAACCATCCAACCATGGGATAGTTCAATCATTGCTGACATTGAACGCGCTATTAACACCTCAGACCTCGGCGTAAAACCTGCAAATGATGGTTCGATTATTCGTATACAATTGCCGAACGTCAGCGCTGAGCGTCGCGAAGAACTCCTTAAAGTCTTGAATAAAAAGACTGAAGAATGCAGAATTGCAATCAGAAACATAAGAAAGGACTTCAACAATTTAATCAGAGATGCCAAAAAAGATAAAAAAATATCTGAAAATTTCTTTAACCGCTTGAGCGATGTGCTTCAAAAAGTAACAGATACCTATATACAAAAGGTAGATGACTTAAGTAAGAAAAAAGAAAAAGATATTACTACATTGTAA